A region from the Aliarcobacter thereius LMG 24486 genome encodes:
- a CDS encoding ferritin-like domain-containing protein, whose product MAVDYNILTSKKIDENSNIPIRDQILQIAVYDEFKAYEIYTKVIEKFGNINPFLNIKEAEAIHYSVLIQLMQKYNIEVPINDLENKISIPESLIECYELGVAGEINNIALYNYLLSYAQDSDIIDTLYQLQAASYNNHLPAFRSHVQNYYNNSSINGFNQEKLMQDLAQYQEIYSQFSSGNLDENSISNLLSKLNFNFIGGALSGGALIAIINQLLSSYNKQNQDDKE is encoded by the coding sequence ATGGCAGTTGATTACAATATTTTAACTAGTAAAAAAATAGATGAAAATTCAAATATTCCTATTCGTGATCAAATTTTACAAATTGCTGTATATGATGAGTTTAAAGCTTATGAAATATATACAAAAGTAATAGAAAAATTTGGAAATATAAACCCTTTTTTAAATATAAAAGAGGCAGAAGCTATACATTATTCAGTACTTATACAACTTATGCAAAAATATAATATTGAAGTTCCTATTAATGATTTAGAAAATAAGATTTCAATTCCTGAGTCTTTAATTGAATGTTATGAATTAGGTGTTGCAGGAGAAATAAACAATATTGCTTTATATAATTATCTTCTTTCTTATGCACAAGATAGTGATATAATTGATACTCTTTACCAACTCCAAGCTGCATCATACAACAATCATTTACCAGCTTTTCGTTCTCATGTACAAAACTACTATAATAATTCATCTATTAATGGATTTAATCAAGAAAAGCTAATGCAAGATTTAGCCCAATATCAAGAGATTTATTCACAATTTTCTTCAGGGAATTTAGATGAAAATTCTATATCAAATCTACTTTCAAAATTAAATTTTAATTTTATAGGTGGTGCTCTTAGTGGAGGAGCTTTAATAGCTATAATAAATCAGCTATTAAGTTCATATAATAAACAAAACCAAGATGATAAGGAGTAA